In Rhizobium sp. BG4, the genomic stretch TCGTCAGCATGTGATTTGGCATTCATTGCGGACGCTGCCGCCCGTGCGTCTTTTTTCGTTTAAGAATAAACGCCTTGCCGATTCTTGATTGCGGGGGCGTCGTCAAATTTTCGCGTTGAGATTCATTCTTTATTTGCGATGAACTTGATGTTTGGGCGCCTACCCTAGGTCGAGGGTAAAACTACCCTCGCGGTTTTGGGGTCGTTTAAATTTTTTGACCGAGTTTTGCTTCTGTGAGCAACCGATGGGTCGGGTCTCGCTGCCGCCGCAGACATTGCGACGGTAACGTGGGGGTTGGCAATGCCATGAAAAAGAACCTGCCGATGATGGGCGTACCACTTCGACCAAACGACACGTCTACTCTCAGAGGCAACGCCATAAATGACCGACGCATCCACCATGACCAGCGCTTCATCCGACAGCAAAGCCCTTGGCTATGCCGCCGGTATCTTGATGATCGCATTCGCGCCTGCCGGCCTTCTTCTCAGCTACATTGACCGTGGCAAGGCCAGTCCGCTTGTCGCCTCCCATTACAACTATCTCATTTCGACGTTTTGGAAGGGCTTGCTGTTCATGGTGATCAGCCTGGTGCTGACATTCGTCCTCATCGGTGTCTTCGCCTATGCGATTACATCCATCTGGTATTTGTTCCGGTGCATCAAGAGCATAGTTTACCTGCATCGCGGCGATGCCATCGCCAATCCGTCGACGTGGCTTGTGTGATGCAACGCCGCTGAGCCCCAAGCCCGTACGGTCTTTGAATAGACGCGCCGCGCCCGCTGCCGCGCGGCAGATCGCGCACGACAAACACTCCCTTCGTAGAGATATCGACATGAATAATGAAACCACTCCGTCCACACAGCAAATTCTGCCCGCAACCTTTGCCACCGCGAAGATCCGGATCGCTCTCGCCGCGCTCGGATTTGCCAGCGTCCTATTTCCGGCTGTTACGGTGACCGCAATGGGCGCCTTCAGCCAAGGCGTCGGTCTGGCCGCATTGGCCGGCGGCACTGCCTATCTGATCCCGCTCGTGTTCGTTCTCGCGCTCGCAGCACCCTTCAATGCTCAATTGCAGCCTTACTCACGTTTGATTGACATTGCGGCTGCAGCGACCTGCGTGCTGTTCGTGGCCTGGGGGCTTTGGTCTCTGTTTGACCTGCACAACACGATGGCCCAGCAAGACAATGCTCTCGCAGCGCTGGCCGGTGGTGCACCAGGATTTCGCGCCCCGCGTGTCAGCGATTTCGGCTCCGTCACGCCTTCGATCGGCGCCGTCGCGCTCCTCGCCACAACAGCCCTCTCTGTCTGGAAAGCCGCCAAGGCTTAAGCTCTCAAGATCGAAATTTCGTCGAACTCCACGACATCAAAATCAGGAAACAACTAGACCATGATCAAGACCGTTCGCACTGCCATCGCTGCCGCATGCCTGTTCGCTGCTTCTGCGGCAGGATCTGTTGCCGCAGATTTCAGCTACAATGCGCTGTTACCAGTTTATCTCAAGCTCGACAAAACACTGATGCCTGAAGACATCGTCGACGGGTATATGGAGACCTATAGGCCGGAAGTATGGTCGCGCTATCGCAACGATGAGTTCGAACTCGAAGAAAAGCGGGCGGAAACGCTTCAGATCATGAAGGACGCTATCGCTGCGGCCGATGCGAACGAAGTCTTCACGATCCAGACCCGCTTTGAATTTGGCGACTATAACTTTGGCAGCCAGAAATTCGATTTTCGTCCTCTGACCGACGATATCTATTTCAATGTCAACTACTGCTGCAACTCACTACCGCGAGATCTCAAGGTATTCTTCAGCAATGCAACCACGATCGATGGCATCCCGATGGAAAAGGCAAAAGCGAAGGAATTCCTCAACGCCCGCAAGTCTTCATATGGCAGTGTCGATCGGGAAGTGCTTGCAAAGATGAGCATCCGCATCAAGGAAGTGCGTTCGCGCGGCGAGCTGGTGGCCGAAATTCAGGAGATGAAACTCTATGACAGGGAGGGGCGCAATCTGATCACGACCATCAATGGCGGCCAGCCTGTTGCGGCCTCCCAATAACTCTCTCGGCTCCCGGTTCTCCGGGAGCCACCACTCAAGGAAATCGAGCCTTCCACAGCCGCTAGCGATCTCGATGTCTAGCGCAGTAGATTTCAAGTTCGACCTTACCGACACGGCCAGATTCAGTATTAACTTCCCAATTGAACAGCACGTTTACCGGCGCCCCCCTCACCCCGCCGTTGGCGAGGCAAACTCATGCCATTCCGCTTCCGACCCATGGAACACGTTCAGATCGATCTTTCCTTCCACGCCCTGGGAAAGCCCCGAGCCCGAATATTGCCAGAGCATCCAGCGGCGGCCGGGATAGACCGTGGCGGGGTGGGCGGCGACGGAGCGGAGCCAGAAGGGGTGATTCTGGAACTGGCCGCGCAGGTTGTCGCGGTAGAAATCGGGCGCGGTGTAGATGATCGGGCGCTTGCCGTAGTGGCGCTCCAGCTTGTCCATGAAGACCTGCATCTTTTCGACGACGCGCTCGGGTGACGGGCGGCGCTTGCAGCTGGATTCGCCGTTCCACTCGACGTCGATCACCGGCGGCAGGGCGTCCGGGTCGCGCGGGACGTTGCGGATGAACCAGTCGGCCTGTTCGCCGGCGGTGCGGCACCAGTAGAAGAAGTGATAGGCGCCGCGCTTCATGCCGGCGGCCTTGGCGCGCTGCCAGTTGGTGCGGAACATCGGGTCGAGATGGTCGCCGCCGTCGGTCGACTTGATATAGGCGAAGTTGGCGCCCTGGCTGCGCAGCGTCACCCAATCGATATCGCCCTGCCAGCGCGAGACGTCGACGCCGTGGACGGCGAGCTTGCGCGGCGAGGCGCGGCCGAAATTGATCGGCTTGGCATCGCGGAAGCGGTGGGCATAGATGCGCGAGCGGGTGCGCGGGGAGAAGGCGGGTTCGGCAACGGGCGGCGGCGCTGCCATCAGCGCTTCGGGGCGCTCGGCAGGAACGGGGGCGCCGACCATGCGATCAACCGGCTCGAAGGCCTGCGGCTGAGGCACGCGGCCTGCCCAGGCGAGCTCTTCCTGATGCGGAACGGCGGCGGGCGGAGCGACTTCGGCCATGACGGGGGCTGCCGGAACGGCGGCAGGCGGCGGTGAAGCGGAAACCGAGCTCGTCGTTTCCTTCGACACGACGCCTGATACCAGGCCCTCCGGGGTCGTGCTGGATGCGCAGCCCGAAATGGTCAGGCAGGCAAGAAAGATCGCGGGTACAGCCGAAAAACGCATGGAACTCGTACACAACACAGAAAACGACACTGACGCATCCAGCCTGAACGAGGCCGGACGAATGGCTAACGGCAGTTTACTGGGAAATGTTGAATCCAATCTTTACGCCGGAATTTTCCGGACGAGCGTGTCATTTCCGCACGAGATCGGCTGATCCAGACACAGAAAACCCGGCGTTTCACCGCCGGGTCCGGATGCGATCCTGTTCATTCGTGCCGTCAGCGGCGCATCAAGCGCATGACAAGCGATACGACGAAGAGAACCAGGAATATGAAGAAAAGAACCTGCGCTATGGACGCCGAAGCGCCTGCAATGCCGCCGAAGCCGAGCACGCCGGCAATCAGTGCCACGACGAGGAATACCAGAGCGTAATACAGCATGGCGATCTCCTATGCGTTGGACTGACATAATAACGGCCGCCCAAGGACTTAGTTCCATGGGCGGCCGGATCCGGCACAGATTGGCGGTAAAGCTCAGCCGAAGTTGAAAACGGCGCGCTCGGCGCGGTCGCCCTGATCGGGTGCGGGCGGCTCGGCGGCATCCAAATAGAACTTCACGGGTGCGGTCAGCACGAACCAGACGCAGGCGCCCGCCATGAAGGCGTGACCGACGGGATCGTCGCTGCCGGCCAGAAACGGCAGGCCGCCCGAGACCGAAAGCACCGTCATGCGCAGCGACCATTCGGCCTCACGCTTGGAGACGGCGCGGGCGCGGGCCGACTTGTATTGGCGGGCATCGTAGGCATTGGATTTCTTCAGCCGCAGCAGCTTGCGCAGCGACGGCAGAGCGAGCGCCACAAGAGCGGCGATGCTGAGCGCCAGCGGCATGCCCGCGAGACCATACCAGCAGCCTGCCGTCAGCAGCGAGATGACGGTGAGATTCCAGACCGGCTCCAGCCGCTCCGGAGCCTGGCCGGTGCGGATATGCCATGCCTTGAGCACGCTCGCCGCGCCGTCAAGCAACGGCTCGTCGATATAACGATTGATCCAGTTCACGCTGATGCGCCCCTTCATTAGGAGAGGCTCAGGCAAAACCACGCAAAATCGGCATGAAGATGGCGAGAGCGCCTCAAGCCGTCAGTTTTGGCCTGACGGCATCGGCAATTTCGCGCATGCGATCGACCGGCGCATGGCCGATCAGCATGAAGGCATGGGTGGCTGTCGACCAGTAGATGACGTTCATGCCCTTGCGCCCCTCGATGTCGGGCTCCTTGGCGCCCTTCTCCGAGCGGACGATGCAGAGCGCCATCGGCCCGGTCTCGGGATCGAGATAGGCGATCTGCGCCAGGGGGTGGTCGTCATATTCGAGCAGCTGGGCGCGCTTGAAATCGACGCCCGGCAGGGCGACGGCTTCCGGCGAAAGGTTGAGGCCGAGCTTGCTATCGACGCGGGCGAGCTGGGCGGTCTGGACATCGGCGGGGGGAACCGGGCCTGCCAGCGTATCCGGCGTATAGAGCGCGATATATTCGGCAACGACGCTGCGCCATTCGCTGCCCTCGTCGCGGCCGAGATTGCGGCCAATCCCGAGATAGGCGCGGTCCGCGATGATGCCGACGGCAAGCGATGCGGCGAGCGCGCCGAAGAGGCCGCGGCGGGTGATGGCGGAGCGCTCCGTTTTGGCAGCGGCAGCGGGCGCCGGGATCGCGGCGAGCATGGCCTCGAGCTTCTGCTGCGGCGCTTCATCGAGAAGCGGCGCGAAAGCCTCGCGGAACGGCATGCTGCCATTTGCCAGAAACTCGATACGGGCGGCGACTTCCTCGTCTTCATTGGCAAGCGCTTCGATGCGCGCCATCTCCTGCTGCGGCAGTTCGCCGTCGAGGAAGGCGGTTAGCTGTTCGTCGGAAGGCATGCGGATATCGCTGGTCATGGGCGCCCTCCTTCGGCTGTTTCGGCGGAGAGCCTGGCGCGGGCGGCGGCAAGGCGGCTCATCACGGTTCCGATCGGTATGTTCAAGATTTCTGCGACCTCACGATAGGCGAGCCCTTCGACATAGGCCAGGAATACGGCGCTGCGCTGGGCCTCCGGCAGGGCATCGACCTTGCGCAGCAGCTGGGTGGCGGCGACATGCGTTTCGGTCGCCCCTGCCCCATCGAAAACCAGGGCTTCCTCGGCATCGGCGAAGCCTTGGCCCTGCCGCACCTTGCTGGCCCTGATCTCGTTCAGCCAGATGGAATGGAGAATGGAAAACAGCCAGCGGTCCAGCCGGGTGCCCGGCTCGAACTGCGCGGCGCGTTCCAGCGCCCGCACGCAAGTCTGCTGCACGAGATCTTCGGCGACATCCCGCTTGCGCGACAGCACGAGGCCGTAGCGCCAGAGCCGGGAGAGGTGCTCCGTCAGGCCCGTCCTGATATCCGCTTCGCTCGCGATGGCCGCCTCCGCGCCTGCTGTTTTCGGCAGTGCCGCCGGTTTGACCGGCGACTCCGATTTCGCGCGACTATAGGCAAGAAACGGGGCGTGTGCGACCGCCATCAGAGCAATCCTTTGCAGCCGGCTTCGCCCATTTCCTGGCCCTCAGATCTTCGAGGGATCGATGATCGCGGCGTTCAGATCCTGATATTCCTCGCAGCCGGTGCCGCAGATCGTCTTGATCGTTGCCAGCTGGTCCTTGGCCATGTCGAGCTGGCCCTTGATGACATAGGCTTCGCCGAGATATTCGCGAACCTTGGCATATTGCGGATCGAGCTTCACGGACTGCAGGTAGTAGGAAATGCCTTCATCGGTGCGGCCGAGCTTGCGGGTGGCATAGCCGCGGTAGTTCAGCACCTCGGCGTTGTTCTGGTCCTTCACCGTGTCGAGCATGGCGAGCGCTTCGTCATAGCGGGCGGCCTTTGCCAGCGAATAGGCATAGTCAGTGCGGTTCTCGTCGGTGATGTTGGCGCTGCTCTGCTTCACGCACTTCTTGGCCTTCTTGTCGTAGACCTCGCCCTTCTTGCAGACCGGCATGGTCTCGCTGTCGTCGCCTGCGGCGAATACCGGGACGGAGAATGCCGATGCGGCAATCAGGCCGCCGAGGACGAGAGAAGCGATACGGACAGTCGTGGTCGTCATGGGAAAATCTCCAGGGAAAATGACGTTGCACGCCGAGAACACCGCTCGCCGGGATTTTATTCGGCGGGGCTGACGATTTTCTCCGATCACCTTTTTGTGAGGGGCGCGCGCCGAATAAAGCCGGTGCCCGGGTGTTCTCCGCCCGCCGGCAGAACAAGGAGAACTCCGTGAACCCAACGGTGAAATTGCTCAGTCTCGCGACCGCCGTTCCGACTGATATCATTACGCAGGAGGAGGCCGCAGCTGCCTCCGCGCGGCTGTTTGCGCATCGCTTCAAGGATTTCCGGCATCTTGCCGGCGTGTTCGAGAATGCCGGGATCAGCAAGCGGCATGCAGCACGGCCGCTCGAATGGTTCGAGGCGCATCACGGCTGGCAGGACCGGATGGAGGCCTATGCTGAGGTCGCCAGCCAGCTCTTTGCCGAGGCGGCGGAAAAGGCGCTGGCGCAGGCCGGTATCTCCGGAAGCGATATCGACTGCGTGGTGACGGTCTCCTCGACAGGGATCGTGACGCCGAGCCTCGACGCGCGCCTTTCCCGGCAGCTGGGGTTCAGGGCGGATATCGAACGTGTGCCCGTTTTCGGGCTCGGCTGTGCGGCCGGTGTTTCCGGTCTCGGCATCGCGTCTCGGATGGCGGCGGTGCGGCCGGGCAAGACGGTGCTTTTCGTGGCGCTTGAGCTCTGCACGCTCGCCTTCCGGCTGGACGAGCTGACGCGGCCGAACATTATCGCGACCGCGCTGTTTGCCGATGGCGCGGCGGCCTGTGTGCTGCAGAATGGCGAGCGCGGGATCGCCGAGGTGGAGTCCTCGGGCGAGCATCTCTTTCCGGATACGCTCGATATCATGGGCTGGAAGATCGACGATACCGGCTTCGGCATCCTCCTGGCGCAATCGTTGCCGCCCTTTGCCGAGCGTGAACTCGGACCGGCGATCGATGGCATTCTTTCGCGCAGCGGGCTCGCCCGCCGGGATATCGGCCGCTTCATCTGCCATCCGGGTGGCGCGAAGGTGATCGGCGCCATGGAGACGACGCTCGGGCTGGAGCCGCAAAGTCTCGATCACGAGCGCGCCGTGCTCGCCGAATTCGGCAACATGTCTTCGCCGACAGTGCTCTTCGTGCTGGAGCGCGCCATCCGCGCGGGCCTGCCGGAGCGCGCCGCCGTCATCGCCATGGGACCCGGCTTTTCGGCAAGCTGCGTGACGCTGAAGAGGATCGGATGATGATGCCTTCCCTCCTTCTTCTCGGCTTCGTGACACTGCAGCGGCTGGCCGAATTGCTGATTGCGAGACGCAACACGCGGGCGCTCATGGCCCGCGGTGCACGAGAGGCGGGGGCGGCGCATTATCCTGTCATGGTCGCGCTGCACGCGGCCTGGCTCGGCGGTCTGTGGCTGCTGGCGCTTGGGCATCAGGTGCAGGTTGGCTGGCTGGCGGTGTTTCTGCTGCTGCAGGCGCTGCGGGTCTGGGTGCTGATGACATTGAAAGGGCGATGGACGACGCGGGTGATCGTGCTGCCCGGCGAGCAGCTGGTGACAGCGGGCCCCTACAGGCTCTTCAGGCATCCGAACTATGTGATCGTGGCAGGCGAGATCGCGGCGCTGCCACTTGCCTTTGGCCTGCCCCTCTACGCCCTGCTTTTCTCCATTCTCAACGCGGCGATGCTGTGGGTGCGCATCCGCGTTGAAAATGCCGCACTGAGCGGGCAATGAAATTGAAATGAAAGGCGATTTTTCGTTTGCACCGCGGCCAGCCTAAGGGCATTTTCGGGTCTTGGAACTCAGTGGGCTGCAAGAAAAAATGACCAAGACTGCGATCGTTCTCGGTGCCGGCATCATCGGCGTTTCGACTGCCATTCATCTGCAACGCCGCGGGCGGCAGGTGGTGCTGGTCGATCGCAAGGCACCGGGCAACGAAACGTCGTTCGGCAATGCCGGCCTCATCCAGCGCGAGGGCGTGGTGCCCTACGGCTTCCCTCAGCAGCTCGGCCTGTTGCTGCGTTATGCGCTGAACAACCGCATCGACGCCCATTATCACCTGAAGACGCTGCCGAAGCAGGTGGCGTTCCTCGCCCGCTACTGGTGGAACTCCAATGCGCGCCGCCACGAGGCGATCACCCGCGCCTATGCGCCGCTGATCGAGAACTCGGTTTCCGAACACCGCGACCTGATCGAATCCTCAAATGCCGAGGCGCTGATCCGCAAGGACGGCTGGATGCGGGTGTTCCGCACCCAGGAGAAGTTCGACGAGGCGATTGCCGAAGCCGCACTCTGGGAGCGCGAATTCGGCGTCACCTATGACAAGCTCGGTTCCGCCGATGTTGCCGGCATCGAGCCGGGGCTGACGCAGACCTTCAAGGGCGGCCTGCGCTGGCGCGATCCGTGGTCCGTGCTGGATCCGCATGCGCTGACGGCGGCCTATTGCGCCTATTTCGAAAGCATCGGCGGCCGCTTCGTCAGCGGCGATGCGAACTCGCTGGGACAGGCCGGTTCCGGCTGGCGGATCGCGACCGTCGAAGGGCCGGTCGATGCCGATGACGCGGTGCTGGCGCTCGGCCCCTGGGCGGCGGTGGCGACGAAGCGGCTCGGCTACTCCTTCCCGCTCGGCGTCAAGCGCGGCTATCACATGCATTACGCCGCGCAGGGCAATACCGTGCTCAACAACTGGACGCTCGATGCCGAGCGCGGCTATTTCCTGGCACCGATGAACAAGGGCATCCGCCTGACGACCGGAGCGGAATTCGCAACGCTCGATGCGCCGAAGACCCCGGTGCAGCTCGATCGCGCCGAGAAGGTGGCCCGCACCATCTTCCCTCTCGGCGAGCGCCTCGACCCCGAACCGTGGATGGGCGCCCGCCCCTGCACGCCGGATATGATGCCCATCATCGGAAAGGCGCCGCGCCATAACGGCCTGTGGTTCGCCTTCGGCCATGCCCATCACGGGCTGACGCTCGGGCCGGTGACCGGCCGGGTGCTGGCGGAGCTGATCACCGGCGAGACGCCGTTCATCGATATCTCGGCCTATTCGCCGCAGCGCTTCAATGCCTAAGCGCTTGCGTAATTTAGCTTTTCGGCGCCAGATGAATCCGCATCGCGCCGCTTCAAGGAAATAGGATTCCTCCAAATGTGGAGACTGAAGTTCTAGTATTGCGCTAGAATTTCAGGAGAATCCCATGTCCATCGCTTCACCCAGCCTTCCCGGGCTGAAAGAACCATCGCTCGGAACGCCGGGCCTCGGCTCGCTTGCCGTCCTCGTTCTCGGCACGCTGCTGCTCGGCTATTACTACGGACCGGCGCAGGGCGCGCTCTTCCTCGTCGGCGGGGCGCTCGGTATGGCGCTCTATCATGCCGCCTTCGGCTTCACTTCTGCCTGGCGCGTTCTCATTCTCGACGGCCGCGGCCGCGGCTTGCGGGTGCAGATGATCCTGCTTGCGATCGCCGTGGTGCTGTTCTTCCCGTTCCTCGCAAGCGGCACGCTGTTCGGCCATGAGGTGAAGGGCTCGGTTTCGCCTGCGGGCCTCGGCGTCATCGCCGGATCCTTCATGTTCGGCATCGGCATGCAGCTTGGCGGCGGGTGCGCTTCGGGCACGCTGTTTACCGCCGGTGGCGGCAATGCGCGCATGCTGATCACGCTCTTGTTCTTCGTCATCGGCTCTGTGCTCGGCACCGTGAATTTCGACTGGTGGGTGAGCCTGCCGTCGCTGCCGCCGACCTCGCTCGTGCAGAGCTTCGGCGCCGTGGGCGGTATCGCGGTTTCGCTTCTGATCTTCGCCGCCGTCGCCTGGATCAGCGTCATCGTCGAAAAGCGCTGGCATGGCTCGCTTGAGCAGCCGGCCCCCTCGCCGCGCCAGGGCCTCTCGCGCTTCCTGCGCGGTCCCTGGCCGCTGGTGCTCGGTGCCGTGGCGCTTGCGCTTCTCAACTTCGTGACGCTCGCGATCGCCGGCCGCCCCTGGGGCATCACTTCGGCCTTCGCGCTCTGGGGTGCGAAGGGCGCGCTGCTGCTCGGCATCGACCCGACCGCCTGGGCCTACTGGCAGACGCCGGCCAATGCCAAGGCGCTTTCCGATAGCGTCTTTGCCGATATCACCTCGGTCATGGATTTCGGCATCATTGCCGGTGCGATGCTCGCATCGTCGCTTGCCGGACGTTTCTCGCCGAGCTGGGATATTCCGCTGCGCTCGGTCGTTGCTGCCGTCGTCGGCGGCCTGCTGCTCGGCTATGGCGCGCGCATCGCCTATGGCTGCAATATCGGCGCCTATTTCTCCGGCATCGCATCAGGCAGCCTGCATGGCTACCTCTGGGCGCTCTCGGCCTTTGCGGGGAATATCGTCGGCGTGAAGTTCCGTCCGTTCTTCTTCCTGGAGAAGAAGAACCTCCGCCGGATCGACGGCTAGGAAATACCGAGCGGCGCGAGCTTCTTTCGCGCCGCTTCCGCAATTCCCTCGATCGTATCGTCGATATCGACGGTAACGACGCCGGGTTCGCCGGTCGGAACTTCGAGGGTTGCGAGCTGGCTTTCGAGCAGCGAGGCCGGCATGAAATGGCCGGTGCGGTGACCCATGCGGTCGGTCAGCAGCTCCTTCGAGCCGTCAAGATAGACAAAGAAGAGATTGCCGCCGGCGGCACTGCGCAGCCGCTCGCGGTAGATGCGCTTCAGCGCGGAGCAGGAGACGATGACGCCCTCGCCCCTGGCGAGCGCGGCCTTGATCGTCTCGCCGATGAGATCGAGCCAAGGCATCCGGTCGTCGTCTGTCAAAGGGATACCCTTGGACATCTTCTCGACATTGGCGCGTGGATGAAGCTGGTCGCCTTCGACGAAGCGGAGGCTGAGCGCCTCCGCCAGTTTCTCGCCGATCGAGGATTTGCCGGAGCCGCTGACGCCCATGACGATGATGGCATGGGGCTTGCGGTTGATCTCCGGCATTTCTGATCCTCGTTCTCGGGCTATCGTCCCTTAGGAAGCAACAGCCGCCTTGCGGGCCAGACGTGCCCGGATGGTATCGACATCGGCCCGCGGCGTGGCCGCAAACAGCGTCTTGGTATAGCTGTGCTGCGGATCGCTGAAAACCTGATCGCGGCTACCGTATTCGACTGCTTCGCCGAAATACATCACCATGACGTCGTCTGCCATGTAGCGAACGACCGAGAGGTCGTGGCTGATGAAGACGTAGGTGAGGTTCAGCTCGTCCTGCAGGTCGGCGAGCAGGTTCAGCACCTGTGCCTGCACCGAGAGGTCGAGCGCCGAGACCGGCTCGTCGAGGACGAGAAGGCGCGGCTTCAGCATCAGGGCGCGCGCAATGGCGATGCGCTGGCGCTGACCGCCGGAGAACATGTGCGGATAGCGATTGAAGTGGATCTCCTGGAGACCAACCTTCTTGAGCATCGCCATCGCCAGTTCGCGCCGTTCGGCAGCGGGCGTATTGGTGTTGATGATCAGCGGCTCCATCAGGATATCGCCGATCTTCTTGCGCGGGTTCAGCGAACCATAGGGGTTCTGGAAGACGATCTGCACCTTGCGGCGGATCTCCGGCGTCAGGTCGCCGGCGGCGATATCCACCTTCTTGCCGTCGATCATCAGTTCGCCCGCCGTGGCAGGGTCGATCATGGTGACGATACGGGCAAGCGTGGACTTGCCGCAGCCGCTTTCGCCGACGATTGCCAGCGTCTTGCCCTGCTCGACCTTGAAGCTCACGCCCTTGACGGCGTGAACGGTCTTTGCCTGCTTGAACAGGCCGCCCGGCAGATAGTAGTCGCGGACGATATTCTTGGCTTCGAGGACTGGCGTCATTGAGCCGCTCCCTGATTGAAAAGCTCGCCGATGGTCGGCAGGCGATCACCGGTGGCGTTGTCGGGAAGAGCGGCGAGCAGAGCGCGCGTGTAATCGCTCTTCGGCGCTTCGAAGAGCGACAGGACGTCGGCCTCTTCCATCTTCTTGCCCTTGTACTGAACGATCACGCGATCGGCGGTTTCCGCGACCACGCCCATGTTGTGGGTGATCATGATCAGGCCCATGCGATGTTCCGTCTGCAAGCGCATCAGCAGATCGAGGATCTGCTTCTGGATCGTCACATCAAGCGCGGTGGTCGGCTCGTCGGCGATCAGCAGCTTCGGATTGCAGGCAATCGCGATGGCGATCATCACGCGCTGGCACTGACCGCCCGACATCTGGTGCGGGAAGTGGTTGAGCCGCTCGGCCGGGTTCGGAATACCGACCGCCTCGAAGAGTTCGATCGCACGCTTGCGGCGCGCGGCCTTGTCGAGGCCGAGATGGATCTTCAAGACTTCCTCGATCTGGAAGCCGACCGTGAAGCACGGATTGAGGCTGGCGATCGGTTCCTGGAAGATCATCGACATGTCCTTGCCGATGATCTGGCGGCGCTGAGCACCGGACATGCCGAGCAGGTTCTGGCCGTC encodes the following:
- a CDS encoding dipeptide ABC transporter ATP-binding protein, whose protein sequence is MTPVLEAKNIVRDYYLPGGLFKQAKTVHAVKGVSFKVEQGKTLAIVGESGCGKSTLARIVTMIDPATAGELMIDGKKVDIAAGDLTPEIRRKVQIVFQNPYGSLNPRKKIGDILMEPLIINTNTPAAERRELAMAMLKKVGLQEIHFNRYPHMFSGGQRQRIAIARALMLKPRLLVLDEPVSALDLSVQAQVLNLLADLQDELNLTYVFISHDLSVVRYMADDVMVMYFGEAVEYGSRDQVFSDPQHSYTKTLFAATPRADVDTIRARLARKAAVAS
- a CDS encoding gluconokinase, coding for MPEINRKPHAIIVMGVSGSGKSSIGEKLAEALSLRFVEGDQLHPRANVEKMSKGIPLTDDDRMPWLDLIGETIKAALARGEGVIVSCSALKRIYRERLRSAAGGNLFFVYLDGSKELLTDRMGHRTGHFMPASLLESQLATLEVPTGEPGVVTVDIDDTIEGIAEAARKKLAPLGIS
- a CDS encoding ABC transporter ATP-binding protein; protein product: MALLEIENLVVEFQTSTGAFRAVDGVSLKVDPGEVLAIVGESGSGKSVSMLAAMGLLPWTAKVTADKMVFDGQNLLGMSGAQRRQIIGKDMSMIFQEPIASLNPCFTVGFQIEEVLKIHLGLDKAARRKRAIELFEAVGIPNPAERLNHFPHQMSGGQCQRVMIAIAIACNPKLLIADEPTTALDVTIQKQILDLLMRLQTEHRMGLIMITHNMGVVAETADRVIVQYKGKKMEEADVLSLFEAPKSDYTRALLAALPDNATGDRLPTIGELFNQGAAQ